The Triticum dicoccoides isolate Atlit2015 ecotype Zavitan chromosome 6A, WEW_v2.0, whole genome shotgun sequence genome has a window encoding:
- the LOC119314929 gene encoding small nuclear ribonucleoprotein E-like, producing the protein MASTKVQRIMTQPINLIFRFLQSKARIQIWLFEQKDARIEGRIIGFDEYMNLVLEDAEEINIKKNTRKSLGRILLKGDNITLMMNTGK; encoded by the exons aTGGCGTCCACCAAGGTGCAGCGGATCATGACCCAGCCCATCAACCTCATCTTCCGCTTCCTCCAGAGC AAGGCGCGCATCCAGATCTGGCTCTTCGAGCAGAAGGACGCGCGGATCGAGGGCAGGATCATC GGCTTTGATGAATACATGAATCTGGTCTTGGAGGATGCTGAGGAGATCAACATCAAGAAAAACACTAGGAAGTCTCTCG GTCGGATCCTCTTGAAAGGGGATAACATTACACTAATGATGAACAC GGGAAAGTAA
- the LOC119314927 gene encoding uncharacterized protein LOC119314927 — protein MGLPFSALNKLGVPGLGAITTGQVYDRHFKDRDTGTFKDFHLAYVEFCKYFNTVLPGQDFDTPDRGDLEAFHKIWAVADEPGRRKMFIEYMQENVHEAKVDDSLFIMAGLAAPAAAIIAKKSGESIPQVKKFKVHLIPNVIFVPVCTLVAIMGATAVQMSKKSKDNNKPTS, from the exons ATGGGTCTTCCCTTCAGTGCGTTAAACAAATTAG GAGTGCCAGGGTTGGGCGCAATAACAACCGGACAAGTTTATGATCGACATTTTAAGGACAGGGACACGGGCACCTTTAAAGACTTTCATCTTGCATATGTCGAATTCTGCAA GTATTTCAACACTGTGTTGCCTGGCCAAGATTTTGATACTCCGGACCGTGGTGATCTAGAG GCATTCCATAAAATATGGGCAGTGGCGGACGAGCCCGGAAGGAGGAAGATGTTCATCGAGTATATGCAGGAAAACGTCCACGAGGCCAAAGTTGACGACAGCCTCTTCATCATGGCCGGCCTGGCTGCGCCAGCGGCagccatcatcgccaagaagagcgGCGAGAGCATCCCGCAGGTCAAGAAGTTCAAGGTGCATCTAATCCCCAACGTCATCTTTGTGCCGGTGTGCACGCTGGTTGCCATCATGGGTGCCACTGCAGTTCAGATGAGCAAGAAGAGCAAAGACAACAACAAGCCTACGAGCTGA